A region from the Ptychodera flava strain L36383 chromosome 12, AS_Pfla_20210202, whole genome shotgun sequence genome encodes:
- the LOC139146191 gene encoding Na(+)/citrate cotransporter-like codes for MGSSCKTVTCELWSFHKIFVIILIPVLFLPMIIWLPYQESYCGYVLIVMSFYWIFEAMPMAATSLLPLVLFPILGVMTASQTAVHYFKDTSALLMGGLLMAIAIESWNLHRRIALAVLMVCGTKPRWLLLGFMSVTGFLSMWISNTATTSMMLPIAEAVLLKLSEKPDEEETEFTHTEKNTLNGDGTTDSYIEIMITTEENCAALNGNYQIITDLAMIWSLPTKFTCGTQPPAETKVTIEKDDDEISDEYKPLAKAMMLCICYSASIGGTATLIGTTPQLVLLGQLDDRYGAGSHGLNFVSWLIFSFPSALVFLLVAWLCLLFMYLDLNPKNWRKDGKCAWSCSCKTTEEEKTIKEVIRKQYKDLGQWSWAEMSTLVLFTCLCILWIFRDIGGYGWASLFPEGYISDATPAILIGLILFVYPAQFPNFYGCRIKEDTSPIGPRECLLNWKMVQTKMPWLLYLLLGGGFALAEGCEVSGLSKWVGDQLAGLGHLDDWVIVLICTTVICFFTEVTSNTAVATIFLPILIAMAESICMNPMYIGIPSAILVTYAFMLPVATAPNALVFANGALTIPDMAFTGFILSSVGILWITFWLNTYGAAIFDVSTYPDWARVDNTTCVENATASAMSNVTTLIQLTSL; via the exons ATGGGATCCAGTTGCAAGACGGTCACCTGTGAGTTATGGTCTTTCCACAAAATTTTCGTCATCATCCTGATCCCTGTCCTGTTCCTGCCGATGATCATCTGGCTACCTTACCAG GAATCGTATTGCGGCTATGTCTTGATCGTCATGTCTTTCTACTGGATCTTCGAAGCCATGCCGATGGCGGCCACTTCTCTGCTGCCGTTGGTGTTGTTCCCAATCCTTGGGGTGATGACAGCTAGTCAAACAGCCGTCCATTACTTTAAGGACACCAGCGCTCTGTTGATGGGAGGTCTGTTAATGGCCATCGCCATTGAGTCGTGGAACCTGCACAGGAGGATAGCGTTGGCCGTGTTGATGGTTTGCGGGACGAAGCCAAGATG GTTACTCCTGGGCTTCATGTCTGTGACGGGGTTCTTGTCCATGTGGATCAGCAACACCGCCACCACCTCCATGATGCTACCCATCGCAGAGGCTGTCCTGTTGAAACTTTCCGAGAAACCAGACGAAGAAGAAACCGAATTTACA cacACTGAGAAAAACACGTTAAATGGCGATGGCACCACGGATAGTTACATAGAAATCATGATCACCACGGAAGAG AATTGTGCCGCCCTCAACGGCAATTATCAAATCATTACAGACCTAGCAATGATTTGGTCACTGCCGACCAAGTTTACGTGCGG AACTCAGCCACCGGCTGAAACCAAAGTCACGATAGAGAAGGACGACGACGAAATATCTGACGAGTATAAACCCCTTGCCAAGGCGATGATGCTGTGTATCTGCTACTCGGCAAGCATCGGCGGGACAGCGACTCTGATCGGAACCACTCCACAGCTTGTCCTGCTAGGTCAGCTGGACGA tcGTTACGGAGCCGGCAGCCATGGTTTGAATTTCGTTTCCTGGCTGATCTTCAGTTTTCCATCGGCCTTGGTGTTCCTCCTAGTTGCCTGGCTTTGTTTGTTGTTCATGTACCTGGATTTAAA CCCTAAAAATTGGAGGAAAGACGGCAAATGTGCATGGTCTTGTAGCTGTAAGACAACCGAAGAAGAAAAGACAATAAAAGAAGTCATTCGAAAACAATACAAAGACCTCGGCCAGTGGTC GTGGGCTGAAATGAGTACCTTAGTTTTGTTCACCTGCCTCTGCATACTGTGGATTTTCCGTGACATCGGAGGATACGGATGGGCTTCTCTGTTTCCCGAAGG ATATATTTCAGATGCAACTCCTGCAATTCTCATTGGTCTGATTCTGTTTGTGTATCCCGCCCAGTTCCCGAATTTTTACGGCTGTAGAATAAAAGAAG ATACGTCGCCCATCGGGCCTAGGGAATGTCTTTTAAATTGGAAAATGGTCCAGACGAAGATGCCATGGCTCCTCTACCTCCTCCTTGGAGGTGGCTTTGCCTTGGCAGAAGGCTGCGAG GTGTCCGGACTTTCAAAATGGGTCGGTGACCAACTGGCCGGACTGGGTCATCTGGATGACTGGGTCATTGTCCTCATCTGTACGACTGTCATTTGCTTCTTCACGGAGGTCACTAGCAACACAGCCGTAGCGACGATAttcttgccaattttgattgCCATG gCTGAGTCAATTTGCATGAATCCTATGTACATTGGTATTCCAAGCGCCATCCTGGTGACGTACGCTTTCATGTTGCCGGTGGCAACCGCTCCGAATGCTCTTGTGTTTGCAAACGGCGCCCTCACGATACCTGATATG GCTTTCACTGGATTCATACTCAGCTCCGTCGGTATATTGTGGATCACCTTCTGGCTTAACACGTACGGGGCTGCTATATTCGACGTGTCCACCTACCCTGATTGGGCGAGAGTCGACAACACAACCTGTGTGGAAAACGCCACGGCCAGCGCAATGTCGAACGTCACCACGCTAATTCAGCTCACGTCACTATAG
- the LOC139146192 gene encoding Na(+)/citrate cotransporter-like, protein MDEELGNIHLPRREYTMFCLGENDKGKTDHHDTHIIGVDSVSNDGEEKEADEDLENNFEVADEYKGMSKGMMLCVAYAANIGGTASLIGTTPNLVLVGVLDDRYGQEHPINFLSWMLYSLPAAIVFLIIAWVWLLCVYLDLNPRNWWKDGKCACSCSCTCKKTEEEKVVSKVIKDEYKKLGPWTWAEISVLVHFVTLACLWVFRDIGGYGWGVLFRDGYVTDSTPAILMASLLFCAPSECPSYFCCRPKEDDSPSGSKPSLLNWPAVHKNLPWGLILLLGGGYALAEGCEVSGLSQWIGEQLTVLDYLEVWVLVLVCTTVVCFFTEVTSNTAIATIFLPILAALADELCINPLYIMVPCTVVVTYAFMLPVATPPNAIAFSYGQLTIPDMASVGCMLNCLGIIWANIWVNTYGMALFDLSSYPEWADSENSTCYEEFINATSTTMVPLTTLTL, encoded by the exons ATGGATGAAGAGTTAGGCAATATTCACCTCCCAAGGCGGGAATACACGATGTTTTG CCTGGGTGAAAACGATAAAGGAAAGACTGACCACCATGACACTCATATTATCGGTGTCGATAGCGTCTCAAACGACGGTGAGGAGAAAGAGGCGGATGAAGATCTGGAGAATAACTTCGAAGTTGCTGACGAGTACAAGGGCATGAGTAAAGGTATGATGCTGTGCGTGGCGTACGCGGCAAACATCGGTGGTACGGCGTCGCTGATTGGTACAACCCCAAACCTGGTACTGGTCGGAGTGCTTGACGA TCGCTATGGACAGGAACACCCGATTAATTTTCTGTCCTGGATGCTGTACTCGCTGCCAGCTGCCATTGTCTTTCTCATAATCGCATGGGTCTGGCTCTTGTGTGTCTACCTCGATCTGAA TCCCAGAAACTGGTGGAAGGACGGAAAGTGCGCATGTTCGTGCAGCTGCACTTGCAAGAAGACCGAAGAAGAGAAGGTCGTCAGCAAGGTGATCAAAGATGAATACAAAAAACTCGGACCTTGGAC ATGGGCTGAAATTTCCGTTCTGGTTCACTTCGTCACACTGGCATGTCTTTGGGTATTCAGAGATATCGGAGGATATGGATGGGGCGTGTTATTCAGGGATGG CTACGTAACAGATTCTACACCCGCCATTTTGATGGCCAGTCTACTCTTCTGTGCTCCCTCCGAGTGTCCATCGTACTTCTGTTGCCGTCCAAAAGAAG aCGATTCGCCTTCTGGTTCCAAGCCAAGTCTTTTAAACTGGCCAGCAGTCCACAAAAATCTTCCATGGGGCTTAATTCTGCTTCTCGGTGGTGGATATGCTCTAGCCGAAGGTTGTGAG GTATCCGGGTTGTCGCAGTGGATTGGAGAGCAGCTCACAGTGTTAGACTACCTCGAAGTGTGGGTTCTCGTCCTGGTTTGTACAACTGTCGTCTGCTTCTTCACCGAAGTCACCAGCAACACCGCCATCGCAACTATCTTCCTCCCCATCTTAGCTGCATTG GCCGACGAACTGTGTATCAACCCGCTCTACATCATGGTGCCGTGTACCGTCGTAGTGACATACGCTTTTATGTTACCCGTCGCAACCCCTCCGAATGCTATAGCTTTTTCGTACGGTCAACTAACTATTCCAGACATG GCAAGCGTTGGGTGTATGCTGAACTGCCTCGGTATCATATGGGCCAACATCTGGGTTAATACGTATGGCATGGCTTTGTTCGATTTATCAAGCTATCCGGAATGGGCAGACAGCGAAAACAGCACTTGTTATGAAGAATTTATAAACGCCACCAGCACAACCATGGTTCCCTTGACAACGTTAACTCTCTGA